A window of the Loxodonta africana isolate mLoxAfr1 chromosome 3, mLoxAfr1.hap2, whole genome shotgun sequence genome harbors these coding sequences:
- the CTXND2 gene encoding cortexin domain containing 2: MEDSSLPSTVDVDKGFAIAFVVLLFLFLIVMIFRCAKLVKNPYEANSTSTGPSLN; encoded by the coding sequence ATGGAGGATTCGAGTCTGCCCAGCACTGTTGACGTGGACAAAGGCTTTGCTATTGCCTTTGTTGTTCTTCTATTTCTGTTCCTAATAGTGATGATTTTTCGATGTGCCAAGTTGGTGAAGAATCCCTATGAGGCAAACTCCACATCTACAGGACCATCTCTGAACTGA